A DNA window from Actinomadura coerulea contains the following coding sequences:
- a CDS encoding TlpA family protein disulfide reductase, translated as MIGALTAAGVLFAATVFGLVRRRRDGVLRARREEGGQVGETVGPDDMGAELGEKATLLQFSSAFCAPCRATRRVLGEVSRMVDGVAHVELDAEAHLDLVRRLNVVRTPTVLVLDAAGRVVRRAAGAPRKPDVIAALGEVIT; from the coding sequence ATGATCGGAGCATTGACCGCAGCGGGCGTGCTGTTCGCGGCCACGGTGTTCGGCCTGGTGAGGCGGCGCCGTGACGGGGTGCTGCGCGCCCGGCGGGAGGAGGGCGGGCAGGTGGGGGAGACCGTCGGCCCTGACGACATGGGCGCCGAGCTCGGCGAGAAGGCCACGCTGCTGCAGTTCTCCAGCGCGTTCTGCGCGCCGTGCCGGGCCACCCGCCGGGTGCTCGGTGAGGTGAGCCGGATGGTGGACGGCGTCGCGCATGTCGAGCTCGACGCGGAGGCGCATCTCGATCTCGTCCGGCGGCTGAACGTCGTGCGGACGCCGACCGTCCTGGTGCTCGACGCCGCCGGCCGCGTCGTCCGGCGCGCCGCCGGCGCGCCCCGCAAACCCGACGTCATCGCGGCTCTGGGGGAGGTCATCACATGA
- a CDS encoding MFS transporter: protein MGVRVSWRAFAGFAAFGTFWGVWGASVPRVQDQAGIGDGALGFALLFVGAGALPAMLLTGRALDRWGPGVAGAAVMALGGAGVVVAFAAVDLAGLCAGLAVVGAASGAADVGINAVAGRAERVAGRAVITRAHGVFSGLVVLASLASGVASSLPLVVPFVVAGCGCLAAGLCLWVFPGDFAVQREAGAPLGRHRVVPLLLVGVLGALAFASENAHQSWSAVFADDELRSGGLSAVAPAVFAGTVAITRFSVGGAGGVRRVLLAGAAGAAGGAVVIAAASSLVFAGIGLAMAAAGTAVLFPTLLRLVARDVEDEYRGRATSVVTTVSYLGFLAGPVYVGLWADAVGLRGAMVAVAALAAVLFVLTPVLLRAGGFAGGERDGGQARAGVFSSESPGRWSGTKR from the coding sequence ATGGGTGTCCGGGTCTCGTGGCGCGCGTTCGCGGGATTTGCTGCGTTCGGGACGTTCTGGGGGGTGTGGGGCGCCTCCGTGCCCCGCGTCCAGGACCAGGCGGGGATCGGGGACGGTGCGCTCGGCTTCGCGCTGCTGTTCGTGGGTGCGGGCGCCCTCCCGGCGATGCTGTTGACAGGGCGGGCACTGGATCGGTGGGGGCCGGGAGTCGCGGGCGCGGCCGTCATGGCGTTGGGCGGAGCCGGAGTCGTCGTGGCGTTCGCTGCCGTGGACCTGGCCGGCCTGTGCGCCGGCCTTGCCGTGGTGGGCGCCGCCAGCGGGGCGGCCGACGTGGGCATCAACGCGGTCGCCGGGAGGGCCGAGAGGGTCGCCGGGAGGGCGGTCATCACCCGGGCCCATGGTGTCTTCTCCGGCCTGGTGGTTCTGGCGAGCCTCGCCAGTGGAGTGGCCTCGTCCCTGCCGCTCGTGGTGCCGTTCGTGGTGGCCGGTTGCGGCTGCCTGGCCGCTGGGTTGTGCCTATGGGTGTTCCCTGGAGATTTCGCGGTCCAGCGTGAGGCCGGGGCGCCGCTGGGGCGGCATCGGGTCGTCCCGCTGCTGCTCGTGGGGGTGCTGGGTGCGCTCGCGTTCGCCAGCGAGAACGCGCACCAGAGTTGGAGCGCCGTTTTCGCCGACGATGAGCTGCGATCGGGTGGGCTCAGTGCCGTCGCGCCCGCCGTCTTCGCGGGGACGGTGGCGATCACGCGGTTCTCGGTGGGGGGCGCCGGGGGCGTCCGCCGGGTCCTTCTCGCGGGGGCGGCGGGGGCCGCGGGCGGCGCCGTCGTCATCGCGGCCGCGTCCTCGCTGGTGTTCGCCGGGATCGGCCTCGCGATGGCCGCCGCCGGGACCGCCGTGCTGTTCCCGACGCTGCTTCGCCTGGTCGCGCGGGACGTCGAGGACGAGTACCGGGGGCGCGCGACGTCGGTCGTGACGACCGTGTCCTACCTCGGGTTCCTGGCCGGGCCGGTCTATGTCGGGCTCTGGGCGGACGCCGTCGGGCTGCGCGGCGCCATGGTCGCGGTCGCGGCGCTCGCGGCCGTCCTCTTCGTCCTGACCCCGGTGCTGCTCCGGGCGGGCGGCTTCGCGGGCGGGGAACGGGACGGCGGTCAGGCGCGGGCGGGGGTCTTCTCCTCCGAGTCGCCCGGGCGGTGGTCGGGGACGAAGCGGTAG
- a CDS encoding putative leader peptide encodes MLTKRRAVDFCRVAASLCRMA; translated from the coding sequence ATGCTCACGAAGCGCCGCGCGGTGGACTTCTGCCGCGTGGCCGCCTCGCTCTGTCGCATGGCCTGA
- a CDS encoding DUF2993 domain-containing protein, translated as MRKVLLVLLILVAAGLVAADRLGVRVAEDKIGEQVAAQYNLQERPDVTIHGIPFLTQAVGGEYKHIEVAIGDWTQQGVTVTGVKVDMRGVDAPLSEVTKGSAANVTARTATASAVVPYDVIQKQAPKEVKRIGPKGDDLSVDLTGNILNFPVNGTAVVEVRPTAKGIAISPVSVGSNGAAQIPLALVKRQLTWVVPVSDLPVGSRISKIEPTPDGLRVAATAENVRLNDLQATAPK; from the coding sequence ATGCGGAAAGTACTGCTGGTCCTGCTGATCCTCGTGGCCGCGGGGCTGGTCGCCGCGGACCGGCTGGGGGTCCGGGTCGCTGAGGACAAGATCGGCGAGCAGGTGGCCGCGCAGTACAACCTGCAGGAGCGGCCGGACGTCACGATCCACGGCATCCCGTTCCTGACGCAGGCGGTCGGCGGCGAGTACAAGCACATCGAGGTGGCGATCGGCGACTGGACGCAGCAGGGCGTGACCGTCACCGGCGTCAAGGTCGACATGCGGGGCGTCGACGCGCCGCTGTCGGAGGTCACCAAGGGCAGCGCCGCCAACGTGACCGCGCGCACCGCGACCGCCTCGGCCGTCGTCCCCTACGACGTGATCCAGAAGCAGGCGCCCAAGGAGGTCAAGCGGATCGGGCCCAAGGGCGACGACCTGTCGGTCGACCTGACCGGCAACATCCTGAACTTCCCGGTGAACGGCACCGCGGTCGTGGAGGTCAGGCCGACCGCCAAGGGCATCGCGATCTCGCCCGTGTCGGTGGGGTCGAACGGCGCCGCGCAGATCCCGCTGGCGCTGGTGAAGCGGCAGCTCACGTGGGTGGTGCCCGTCTCCGACCTGCCGGTCGGGTCGCGGATCAGCAAGATCGAGCCCACGCCGGACGGGCTGCGCGTGGCGGCGACCGCCGAGAACGTCCGGCTGAACGATCTCCAGGCGACCGCGCCGAAGTAA
- a CDS encoding MoaD/ThiS family protein — MAKGTMRYWAAAKAAAGTHEEPYDAATLEDAVAAARDGRGDEFARVVGRSSFLVDGDPVGTRPHASVALPEGGVVEVLPPFAGG, encoded by the coding sequence ATGGCCAAGGGAACGATGCGGTACTGGGCGGCCGCCAAGGCCGCGGCGGGGACGCATGAGGAGCCGTACGACGCGGCGACGCTGGAGGACGCGGTCGCCGCGGCCAGGGACGGGCGCGGCGACGAGTTCGCCCGGGTCGTCGGGCGGAGTTCGTTCCTGGTCGACGGGGATCCCGTCGGGACGCGGCCGCACGCGTCGGTGGCGCTGCCGGAGGGCGGGGTCGTGGAGGTGCTGCCGCCCTTCGCGGGCGGGTGA
- a CDS encoding winged helix-turn-helix transcriptional regulator, with protein MSSLLLLTNALEPSDEVLPALGLLLHSVRVAPAEGSALIDAPPADVVLVDARRDLVQAKGLCRLLRTTGLDCPLLAIVTEGGLAALSSEWGLDDVLLQTAGPAEVEARLRLAVGRAAAGAEADEVPGEIRSGDLTIDEATYTARLRGRVLDLTFKEFELLKYLAQHPGRVFTRAQLLQEVWGYDYFGGTRTVDVHVRRLRAKLGAEYESLIGTVRNVGYRFVPDHRPGDSEEKTPARA; from the coding sequence TTGAGCAGCTTGCTCTTGCTGACCAACGCGTTGGAGCCCTCTGACGAGGTCCTGCCGGCGCTGGGACTTCTGCTGCACTCCGTGCGCGTCGCGCCCGCCGAGGGTTCCGCGCTCATCGACGCGCCACCGGCCGACGTCGTCCTGGTGGACGCCCGCCGCGACCTGGTCCAGGCCAAGGGCCTGTGCCGCCTGCTGCGCACCACCGGACTCGACTGCCCGCTGCTCGCGATCGTGACCGAGGGCGGGCTCGCCGCCCTGAGCTCCGAATGGGGCCTGGACGACGTGCTGCTCCAGACCGCCGGCCCCGCCGAGGTCGAGGCGCGCCTGCGCCTGGCCGTCGGACGCGCCGCGGCCGGCGCGGAGGCCGACGAGGTCCCCGGCGAGATCCGCAGCGGCGACCTCACGATCGACGAGGCCACCTACACCGCCCGGCTCCGCGGCCGCGTCCTCGACCTGACGTTCAAGGAGTTCGAGCTGCTGAAGTACCTGGCCCAGCACCCGGGCCGCGTCTTCACCCGGGCCCAGCTCCTCCAGGAGGTCTGGGGCTACGACTACTTCGGCGGCACCCGCACGGTCGACGTCCACGTCCGCCGCCTCCGCGCCAAGCTCGGCGCCGAGTACGAGTCCCTGATCGGCACCGTCCGCAACGTCGGCTACCGCTTCGTCCCCGACCACCGCCCGGGCGACTCGGAGGAGAAGACCCCCGCCCGCGCCTGA
- a CDS encoding LacI family DNA-binding transcriptional regulator, whose translation MEPSGGAKRATLAQVAERAGVSVMTASYTYNRPNRVSEQARSRVLAAAAELGYAGPDPSARSLRRGSNRTLGVVMGEHLTYAFEDPEAVSFMAGIAGVCSEHGYGMTLVPVTGAADDVTRITDAAVDGFIVWTTSDDDPVLAAVRSTRRPAVVHGGPAVEGMELVTIDNRAAARAVGAAAWAGAERPAVVCFPLDRDRRTMVTKGGALPGAAFPVTRERLEGYRQAAEAAGIAWQDVTVAVCARNGADEAERITAALLASAEPPDAIAAMSDRQASGVVRAVRAAGRSIPGDVAVTGWDDAAAAARLGLTTIAQSLRDQGASCARIALGGPSTRTPAWSLVHRTSTRP comes from the coding sequence ATGGAGCCGTCCGGAGGCGCGAAGCGCGCGACCCTGGCCCAGGTGGCGGAGCGAGCAGGCGTGTCCGTCATGACCGCCTCCTACACCTACAACCGCCCGAACCGCGTCTCGGAGCAGGCCAGATCGAGGGTCCTGGCCGCGGCCGCCGAGCTGGGCTACGCCGGTCCCGACCCGAGCGCCCGGTCCCTGCGCCGAGGCAGCAACCGCACGCTCGGAGTGGTGATGGGCGAGCATCTGACCTACGCGTTCGAGGATCCGGAAGCGGTGTCCTTCATGGCGGGCATCGCCGGCGTCTGCAGCGAGCACGGGTACGGCATGACCCTCGTCCCCGTCACGGGCGCCGCCGACGACGTCACCCGGATCACCGACGCCGCCGTCGACGGCTTCATCGTGTGGACCACCTCCGACGACGACCCCGTCCTGGCGGCCGTCCGGTCGACGCGGCGCCCCGCGGTGGTCCACGGAGGCCCGGCGGTCGAAGGCATGGAGCTGGTGACCATCGACAACCGCGCGGCGGCCCGCGCGGTCGGCGCCGCCGCCTGGGCAGGCGCCGAGCGCCCCGCCGTCGTGTGCTTCCCGCTCGACCGCGACCGGAGAACCATGGTCACCAAGGGCGGTGCCCTCCCCGGCGCCGCCTTCCCGGTGACGCGCGAACGCCTGGAGGGCTACCGGCAGGCGGCCGAGGCCGCCGGGATCGCCTGGCAGGACGTGACCGTCGCGGTGTGCGCGCGCAACGGCGCGGACGAGGCCGAGCGGATCACGGCGGCCCTCCTCGCCTCCGCGGAGCCGCCCGACGCGATCGCCGCGATGAGCGACCGGCAGGCGTCCGGAGTCGTCCGCGCCGTCCGCGCCGCCGGCCGCTCCATCCCCGGCGACGTGGCGGTCACCGGCTGGGACGACGCGGCGGCGGCGGCACGCCTGGGCCTGACGACGATCGCCCAGTCCCTACGCGACCAGGGCGCGTCCTGCGCCCGGATCGCCCTGGGCGGGCCGAGCACCCGGACACCGGCATGGTCCCTCGTCCACAGGACCAGCACCCGCCCCTGA